Below is a window of Ammoniphilus sp. CFH 90114 DNA.
AAGCAAAAAACATGGTGCCAAATAGGGTAAATAGAAGCAAGATCCGATGATGTTTGATTTCCTTTTTCGCTAGCCAAATAGCCTGTTGCAGCATAAAATCTTCTCCCCTTTAATTTGCTTGAAATAGGTTTCGTTCTCCTAAATTTAGGAAGTCAATTCCTAGGTAAGCCAATACAGTAAATACCGAACACCATATCACGAGACTCGCTACCATCCAGTTGGCTGTAGATTGTTTCGTGCCACCAAGAGTTACGCTCATGAACGTGGTTAAGTGACTACCAACGAGCAACGGACCAATGAAGGCCAATCCCGGTAAACCATACTTTATCCATAATTTTTTTGCTCTTATCGAACGTTTAGTTGGTGAAGTTGTATCTTCATCGTCACCTTTTCGTTTTTTTCTCCACTGTTTAATCTTGTCTAGGAATAGAATCACCAACAAAACGGTAAGGATATTCCCTGCTAGACCAAGGATGATCACAGGGAGAGTAGAGAGTCCTGCAAGTATGGCCAGCGGGATCACCGCGTAGGCTTCAAAAAAAGGAATCGCTGAAAACAGAAAGACGAGCCCATACCCCCATAGTCCATCAAATGTTCCCATATGAATCTCCCTCCAAGTGTTAAGGTGTTTATATCTTCATACACACTATAACACATGGGAATGAGAAATGGAAAGGGGGCTGTATGTACAATTTTTGACTACGTTAAATGAATTTGAGTGTTTGTAAAGTTTTTGTTAAGATAGTATCGAAAGCCGATATCGGTAATGTATAATGGAGAGGTTCATATGGAAGATAAAGTACTTAGGAAGCTATTTCTTGGATTTATTCAAATTCATATTCTACATCATGCTAAGGAAGAGCCTATTTTTGGCTTGTGGATGTTAGAGGAGCTAAGAGAGCATGGTTATGAAATTAGTGCGGGGACGTTATACCCTATCCTTCACCAGATGGAGAACAGTGAATTGTTGTCCAAAGAAGAGCGAAATGTAGAAGGCAAGATTAGAAAATATTATCGTACGACGGCCAAGGGGAATATGGTGCTCGTTGAAGCTAGGAAAAAGGCCTATGAATTATTTAAAGAGATAAAAGAGTAACTGATCTTAGATTTATTTTAGCTAGTAGGAGGTAAGAGTCACATGAACAGTCCTAGGTTAGAGGAAAAAGAAGAAAATCAAGATAAGAGTAGATGGAAGTCCTTACTCGAAGTATTGGGAGTGTCGACGAAGTTAGGATTCACTTCGTTTGGAGGTCCGATCGCTCACCTCGGGTATTTTCATGAGGAATATATCCGTCGTAGGAAGTGGATGGATGAACGCAGTTATGCGGACTTGGTTGCCCTTTGTCAATTTCTCCCTGGTCCTGCAAGCAGCCAAGTAGGAATCGGGATTGGGGTTATGCGGGCAGGTCTTTTAGGTGGAATTTTCGCATGGATTGGATTTACTCTTCCTTCCGTGATTGCCCTTATTCTTTTTGCTTTTCTACTCCAAGGGTTTGATATAGGAAACGCTGGTTGGATTCATGGATTAAAGTTAGTGGCGGTGGCTATTGTGGCCCATGCGGTTCTAGGAATGGGACAGAAGCTTACTCCTGATAGGAATAGAGCCACCATGGCCATCCTGGCTGCGACGATCACGCTCCTTTGGCAGTCGGCGGTGACTCAGGTACTCATCATTATTGTGGCCGGCATCATCGGATTAATCTTATACAAGGATAGCAAGATCCCGGAGTTGCCCGAGATACGTGTTCCGATCCGTCGATCTGTCGCTGTCCTCAGTCTTGTTCTGTTTTTCGTATTATTATTCGGACTACCATTAGTTCGTAGTGTGGCTTCTTATGAATGGTTAGCTGTCTTCGACAGTTTTTACCGGGCAGGGTCGCTGGTGTTTGGTGGAGGGCATGTGGTGTTGCCGCTTTTGGAAAGGGAGGTTGTTCCCACTGGGTGGTTAAATAAGGAAGAGTTCCTCGCCGGTTATGGTGCGACTCAGGCCGTTCCCGGTCCTCTGTTCACCTTTGCTGCCTACTTAGGAGCGATCATGGGTGGCTGGTTTGGTGCCATGATTGCAACGATCGCGATATTCTTGCCAGCTTTCTTGCTCGTCGTTGGAACGTTGCCATTCTGGGATACGCTACGCAGAAAGCCGAATATTCAAGGCGCTTTGGTTGGAGTCAATGCGGCCGTTGTCGGAATCTTATTAGCTGCTCTCTACGATCCGATCTGGACCAGCACCATTTTGGCCCCTGTTGATTTTGCTTTAGCGTCTATTTTGTTTATTATGCTTACGTTTTGGAAGACACCGCCTTGGGTTGTCGTTATTGCAGGAGCCTTTGGTGGGATTATTATTGGTTTATTATAGGAAAAAGCATTCCGCATAAATTTGGAAGGCTTTATCTTTTGATAGGGCAGCCGGACATCAGGTGCGTTATTAGAGTTAAAATCGCTAAAATTACAAGTTGAACGGACATTGGTTCCGTTATTTCTGAGAAATACGTCTTAGAAAGCTTGTCCTAGATGAAATAGCGGTTTCTGTGTCCAGAAAAGACCCTTATTGAGGTTTTTGGGGATATATAAGATACTGTATGTCCGGCAAACACTAAATCCCCACTTGTAACAAAAACAAGTTGAAACTCGTCCCAAAGTAGGGGACTTAGTTCTAATAAAGGAGAGATATGAATTGTCAGCGAATGCACTTTTGATTGCTTTTGTATCAGGGGTTCTAACTTATATTATTGCAGGTGAGATGCATCCTTTACTCATCACG
It encodes the following:
- a CDS encoding small multi-drug export protein — its product is MGTFDGLWGYGLVFLFSAIPFFEAYAVIPLAILAGLSTLPVIILGLAGNILTVLLVILFLDKIKQWRKKRKGDDEDTTSPTKRSIRAKKLWIKYGLPGLAFIGPLLVGSHLTTFMSVTLGGTKQSTANWMVASLVIWCSVFTVLAYLGIDFLNLGERNLFQAN
- a CDS encoding PadR family transcriptional regulator, which encodes MEDKVLRKLFLGFIQIHILHHAKEEPIFGLWMLEELREHGYEISAGTLYPILHQMENSELLSKEERNVEGKIRKYYRTTAKGNMVLVEARKKAYELFKEIKE
- a CDS encoding chromate transporter, with the translated sequence MNSPRLEEKEENQDKSRWKSLLEVLGVSTKLGFTSFGGPIAHLGYFHEEYIRRRKWMDERSYADLVALCQFLPGPASSQVGIGIGVMRAGLLGGIFAWIGFTLPSVIALILFAFLLQGFDIGNAGWIHGLKLVAVAIVAHAVLGMGQKLTPDRNRATMAILAATITLLWQSAVTQVLIIIVAGIIGLILYKDSKIPELPEIRVPIRRSVAVLSLVLFFVLLFGLPLVRSVASYEWLAVFDSFYRAGSLVFGGGHVVLPLLEREVVPTGWLNKEEFLAGYGATQAVPGPLFTFAAYLGAIMGGWFGAMIATIAIFLPAFLLVVGTLPFWDTLRRKPNIQGALVGVNAAVVGILLAALYDPIWTSTILAPVDFALASILFIMLTFWKTPPWVVVIAGAFGGIIIGLL